Proteins co-encoded in one Bacillus infantis NRRL B-14911 genomic window:
- the hutI gene encoding imidazolonepropionase — MSSRILWIKNASQLATLASGVKGPRSKSDMSELGLIENGSLLIKGNKILAAASAGEIEKKYAAILKDAEIIDASGRLVTPGLIDPHTHAAYGGGREQEFEMRLEGASYMDIMNSGGGIHATARMTREASEEELLEQTAVRLDSFLAHGVTTVEGKSGYGMELETELKQLRTMKKLNEQHHVDIVPTFMGAHAVPPEYKGREDEFVDYIIEVMLPEVSAEKLAEFNDVFCEVGVYTPEQAERILEAGKKFGLLPKIHADEIESYGGAELAAKVGAVSAEHLLKASEAGIEAMAKAGTIACLLPATALYLREEAAKGRKMIDRGVPVAISTDCNPGSSPTTSMPLVMNLACILMRMTPAEALTAATYNAACAIRREDRIGSLEEGKQADIVLWNVKDYRELQYLFGVNHVHSVWKKGIKVVG; from the coding sequence ATGAGCAGCAGGATCTTATGGATTAAAAATGCCTCTCAGCTTGCGACTCTCGCCTCAGGCGTGAAAGGTCCGCGCTCAAAAAGTGATATGTCAGAGCTCGGACTGATTGAAAACGGAAGCTTATTGATCAAGGGCAATAAAATTTTGGCAGCAGCTTCAGCAGGGGAAATCGAAAAAAAATATGCTGCCATCCTGAAGGATGCAGAGATTATTGATGCTTCCGGCCGGCTTGTCACTCCGGGACTGATCGATCCCCACACTCATGCAGCATATGGCGGCGGCCGGGAACAGGAGTTTGAAATGCGCCTTGAAGGTGCCAGCTATATGGATATCATGAACAGCGGCGGCGGAATCCACGCAACAGCTAGAATGACAAGGGAGGCATCGGAAGAGGAGCTGCTGGAGCAGACTGCTGTCCGCCTTGATTCCTTCCTTGCTCATGGAGTTACAACAGTAGAAGGAAAAAGCGGTTATGGAATGGAGCTGGAAACCGAGCTGAAGCAGCTGCGGACGATGAAAAAACTGAATGAACAGCATCATGTTGATATTGTCCCGACCTTCATGGGGGCACATGCAGTGCCGCCGGAATACAAAGGAAGGGAAGATGAGTTCGTTGATTATATTATTGAAGTGATGCTGCCGGAGGTGTCTGCTGAAAAGCTTGCAGAGTTCAATGATGTATTCTGCGAAGTGGGAGTCTATACTCCTGAACAGGCAGAGCGGATTCTTGAGGCCGGGAAAAAGTTCGGGCTGCTTCCTAAGATACACGCAGATGAGATTGAGTCCTATGGCGGCGCAGAGCTGGCTGCCAAGGTGGGAGCTGTTTCGGCAGAACATCTGCTGAAGGCTTCGGAAGCTGGCATTGAGGCGATGGCAAAGGCAGGTACAATTGCCTGCCTGCTGCCGGCAACGGCTCTTTATTTGCGGGAGGAAGCTGCCAAAGGGCGGAAGATGATTGACAGAGGGGTGCCTGTAGCAATCTCAACAGACTGCAACCCTGGTTCATCGCCGACAACATCCATGCCCCTCGTCATGAATCTTGCCTGTATCCTGATGAGGATGACGCCGGCAGAGGCATTGACAGCTGCAACCTATAATGCAGCATGCGCCATCAGGAGAGAAGACCGGATAGGATCATTGGAAGAAGGCAAGCAGGCAGATATTGTCTTGTGGAATGTGAAGGACTACCGGGAACTGCAATATTTGTTCGGGGTCAATCATGTCCATTCCGTCTGGAAAAAAGGCATAAAGGTGGTGGGCTAG
- a CDS encoding agmatinase family protein has translation METRWLTKPGWSWNTAEGSSPEFVHQWIRPLEQTEGEPNVIIYGAPLSRSSISVSGASLYPDEFRKMWKGYAAYNLDEDIDLTSLTAADAGDVLMHTTDIPLSHSRIQETACSLAKGFPESVSCLIGGDHSVTACSVRGIKEAFPDERIGILQLDTHLDVRDPKELGPANGTPIRQLIDGGAVKGEDIVNIGLHGYFNARPLVEYAKKHKIRMVTMKNARRQGLIQTVQESLDDLAARTDRVYVTVDMDVLDISAAPGVPASTPGGMMPGELFDVLLEIGKCPHVLHIDFVCLDPTKDSNVSETVKAGVYAWLQFMTGCTMRKEGLNIHC, from the coding sequence ATGGAGACTCGCTGGCTGACGAAACCCGGCTGGTCCTGGAATACGGCTGAAGGCAGCTCCCCTGAATTCGTCCATCAATGGATCCGTCCGCTGGAACAGACAGAAGGGGAACCCAATGTCATCATTTATGGAGCACCCTTATCAAGATCATCCATCAGTGTTTCAGGTGCATCCTTATACCCGGATGAATTCAGGAAAATGTGGAAAGGATACGCAGCCTATAATCTTGATGAAGATATCGATTTGACCTCTTTAACTGCTGCTGATGCAGGAGATGTACTTATGCATACAACTGATATCCCCCTTTCCCATAGCCGTATTCAGGAGACAGCCTGTTCACTGGCAAAAGGCTTCCCTGAATCTGTCAGCTGCCTGATCGGCGGGGACCATTCAGTCACAGCCTGCTCTGTCCGCGGAATTAAGGAAGCTTTTCCTGACGAAAGGATTGGGATCCTTCAGCTGGATACCCATCTGGATGTAAGGGACCCGAAGGAGCTCGGGCCTGCGAATGGCACACCGATCCGCCAGCTTATCGATGGCGGTGCTGTGAAGGGGGAGGATATAGTCAATATCGGACTTCATGGCTATTTCAATGCAAGGCCGCTGGTTGAATATGCAAAAAAACACAAGATCCGGATGGTGACCATGAAGAATGCCCGGAGGCAAGGGCTGATCCAAACAGTGCAGGAGTCTCTGGATGATTTGGCAGCCAGGACAGACCGTGTTTATGTAACAGTGGATATGGATGTTCTGGACATCTCCGCAGCCCCGGGCGTGCCTGCGTCAACTCCGGGCGGTATGATGCCTGGCGAACTGTTTGATGTCCTGCTCGAAATTGGCAAATGTCCGCATGTTTTGCATATTGACTTTGTCTGTCTTGACCCGACAAAGGATTCCAACGTGTCAGAAACGGTAAAAGCGGGTGTATATGCCTGGCTGCAATTTATGACCGGCTGCACAATGCGGAAAGAAGGATTGAACATTCACTGTTAA
- a CDS encoding ribonucleoside-diphosphate reductase subunit alpha produces MNISSAKPLPLASIDSDFPHLDFQPLYKRATQLQDNHTPSNDELLNQLILDSLSMISEAEPDWTYVAARLYLSSLYEKAAEHRRSTAGESYGPLYGLITDLTDAGVYSPVLLESYTKEEIDIIGTYIDPEKDRLFTYIAVKMLADRYLSRDKKKRLFELPQERFMIISMTLNRSEPKERRLSLIKESYWALSNLYMTAATPTLSNAGKNWGQLSSCFIDTVDDSLQGIYDSNTDIANLSKNGGGIGVYLGKIRSRGSDIKGFKGASSGVLPWMKQLNNTAVSVDQLGQRKGAVSVYLDIWHKDIFSFLDSKLNNGDERYRTHDLFTGVCLPDLFMETVEARGDWHLFDPHEVRSVMGFSLEDFYDEKPGAGSFRVKYEECVANPRLSKQKVPAIDIMKRIMISQLETGTPFMFYRDEVNRKNPNRHLGMIYCTNLCTEIVQNQSATITKDQREEDGRIIIEKIPGDFVVCNLSSINLARAAADHVLERLIPIQVRMLDNVIDLNTIPVLQGVATNRKYRAIGLGTFGWHHLLALKKLRWENEEAVRLADELYEKIAFLTIKASMNLAMEKGSYPGFKGSDWHSGEYFTSRGYSSLDSVHDWDSLMQAVRKNGIRNGYLMAVAPNASTSIIAGSSPSIDPIFRKFYSEEKKDYKIPVTAPDLNEHTTWYYKSAYVIDQHWSILQNSKRQKHIDQAISFNLYVQNNIKAKELLDLHLSAWKNGLKTTYYVRSTSSDFEDCDSCSS; encoded by the coding sequence ATGAACATTTCTTCCGCAAAACCGCTGCCATTGGCATCCATTGATTCTGATTTCCCGCATTTGGATTTTCAGCCGCTTTATAAAAGGGCGACTCAGCTTCAGGATAATCACACTCCAAGTAATGATGAACTGCTAAACCAGCTGATTCTTGATTCCCTTTCCATGATCAGCGAGGCTGAGCCTGACTGGACATACGTGGCCGCCCGCCTGTACTTATCAAGTCTTTATGAGAAGGCTGCCGAGCACCGGCGCTCCACTGCCGGAGAAAGCTATGGCCCACTGTATGGGCTTATCACCGATTTAACCGATGCCGGCGTCTACTCCCCAGTCCTGCTGGAATCCTACACAAAAGAAGAAATTGATATAATCGGGACTTATATTGACCCGGAAAAGGACAGGCTTTTTACATATATAGCAGTGAAAATGCTTGCTGACCGCTACCTGAGCCGGGATAAGAAAAAGAGGCTTTTTGAGCTGCCTCAGGAAAGATTCATGATCATCAGCATGACTTTGAACCGTTCAGAGCCAAAGGAACGCAGATTGTCCCTCATTAAGGAATCCTATTGGGCTTTAAGCAATCTGTATATGACAGCAGCAACCCCTACACTTTCCAATGCAGGAAAAAATTGGGGCCAGCTTTCAAGCTGCTTTATTGATACTGTAGATGACAGTCTCCAGGGCATATATGACAGCAACACAGATATCGCCAATCTTTCCAAGAACGGCGGCGGCATCGGGGTCTATCTGGGAAAAATCAGAAGCAGGGGCAGTGATATAAAAGGCTTTAAAGGGGCTTCATCAGGGGTCCTTCCATGGATGAAGCAGCTTAATAACACAGCTGTCAGCGTCGATCAGCTCGGCCAGCGCAAAGGGGCAGTCAGCGTCTATCTCGACATCTGGCATAAAGATATCTTTTCCTTCCTGGACAGCAAATTGAATAACGGTGATGAACGCTACCGCACCCATGATTTATTCACCGGGGTCTGCCTGCCGGATCTATTCATGGAAACGGTAGAAGCCCGCGGGGACTGGCATTTGTTCGATCCCCATGAGGTCCGCAGCGTTATGGGCTTCTCCCTTGAAGACTTTTATGATGAAAAGCCTGGTGCAGGTTCATTCAGGGTTAAGTATGAAGAATGCGTCGCAAACCCGCGGCTGTCGAAGCAAAAAGTTCCGGCAATCGATATTATGAAAAGGATTATGATCAGCCAGCTGGAAACCGGCACTCCATTCATGTTTTACCGTGATGAGGTAAACAGGAAGAACCCCAATCGTCATTTGGGGATGATTTATTGCACTAATCTCTGCACTGAAATCGTGCAGAATCAAAGCGCAACGATCACAAAAGACCAGCGCGAGGAAGATGGCCGGATCATCATAGAGAAAATTCCCGGCGATTTTGTCGTCTGCAATCTTTCATCTATCAATCTGGCAAGGGCAGCAGCCGACCATGTATTGGAAAGATTGATTCCCATTCAGGTCAGGATGCTTGATAATGTGATTGACTTGAATACCATTCCCGTCCTGCAGGGAGTGGCCACCAACCGGAAATACAGGGCAATTGGACTCGGGACCTTTGGCTGGCACCATTTGCTCGCCTTGAAAAAGCTCAGGTGGGAAAACGAAGAAGCCGTCCGGCTGGCAGATGAATTGTACGAAAAGATTGCCTTCCTGACGATTAAAGCAAGCATGAATCTGGCGATGGAAAAAGGATCATACCCGGGCTTCAAGGGCTCTGACTGGCATTCAGGCGAATATTTTACATCCCGGGGATACAGCAGTTTGGATTCTGTGCATGATTGGGATTCATTGATGCAGGCTGTCAGGAAAAATGGAATCCGAAATGGATATCTGATGGCTGTAGCACCAAATGCATCAACTAGCATCATTGCAGGAAGCAGCCCGAGCATTGATCCGATATTCAGGAAATTCTACTCTGAGGAAAAGAAAGATTATAAGATTCCGGTAACGGCACCCGACCTGAATGAGCATACAACCTGGTACTACAAATCGGCTTATGTGATTGACCAGCATTGGAGCATCCTGCAGAACAGCAAAAGACAGAAGCATATCGATCAGGCAATTTCTTTTAATTTATATGTGCAGAACAATATTAAAGCGAAGGAACTGCTGGATTTGCATCTGTCTGCCTGGAAAAACGGACTGAAGACGACATACTATGTCCGCTCTACTTCTTCCGACTTTGAAGACTGCGATTCCTGCTCAAGCTAA
- a CDS encoding YjiH family protein, whose amino-acid sequence MENNLPKQPGTDISIKTPFMWKFFVYSFIGAFIFFVPITIGEKKSILLDHFVTYIQTAAEPAIPFYTLFILAAGAIYPFWTGKWKKSATDIIFSMFKVAGLLTGIMILLNQGPAWLFDPDMGPFLYNKLVVPVGLLVPIGAVFLSLLVGYGLLEFIGVLARPIMRPIWKTPGRSAIDAVASFVGSYSVGLLITNRIYKEGKYNGKEASIIATGFSTVSATFMVIVAKTLGLMEMWNLYFWLTFFVTFLVTAITVRIWPLSKIKEDYYEGSVPQPEKKVQGNLFTAAWAEARQTAEHSPRLLENIWVNLKDGLLMAMAILPSILSIGLLGLVLAEFTPVFDWIGYIFYPFTSVLQLPEPMLAAKASALGIAEMFLPALLVTEAALELKVVIAIVSVSGIIFFSALVPCIVSTEIPLSIPVLIVIWIERVILTLIIAAPLVYLLL is encoded by the coding sequence ATGGAAAACAATCTGCCAAAACAGCCCGGTACAGACATAAGCATCAAAACGCCATTTATGTGGAAATTCTTCGTTTACAGTTTCATAGGCGCGTTCATTTTCTTTGTCCCCATTACAATCGGCGAAAAGAAATCCATCCTGCTTGATCATTTTGTGACCTATATCCAAACGGCAGCGGAACCTGCCATCCCTTTTTATACTCTGTTCATTTTGGCTGCAGGAGCCATATATCCTTTTTGGACAGGGAAATGGAAGAAATCCGCTACAGATATAATTTTTTCTATGTTTAAAGTGGCTGGTCTGCTGACAGGCATTATGATTCTCCTGAATCAGGGTCCAGCCTGGCTGTTTGATCCGGATATGGGACCGTTTTTATACAACAAGCTTGTAGTTCCCGTCGGACTGCTGGTGCCGATAGGGGCTGTATTCCTTTCTTTGCTGGTAGGCTACGGCCTTTTGGAATTCATCGGGGTCCTTGCAAGGCCAATCATGCGGCCCATCTGGAAAACGCCCGGGCGTTCTGCCATTGATGCTGTCGCTTCTTTTGTGGGCAGCTATTCGGTCGGCCTTTTAATAACCAACCGCATCTATAAAGAAGGCAAGTATAACGGCAAGGAAGCAAGCATCATTGCCACCGGCTTTTCAACTGTTTCTGCCACGTTCATGGTCATTGTGGCAAAGACCCTCGGGCTGATGGAAATGTGGAATCTGTATTTTTGGCTTACTTTCTTCGTAACCTTCCTTGTAACAGCGATTACGGTCAGAATCTGGCCGCTGTCGAAAATTAAAGAAGATTATTACGAAGGATCTGTTCCGCAGCCTGAAAAAAAGGTCCAAGGAAACCTTTTCACTGCAGCATGGGCGGAGGCCAGGCAGACAGCGGAACATTCACCGCGCCTCTTGGAGAATATATGGGTCAACTTGAAAGATGGGCTGCTAATGGCTATGGCCATCCTGCCATCCATCCTGTCGATCGGACTGCTTGGCCTGGTTTTAGCTGAGTTCACCCCGGTTTTTGACTGGATTGGCTATATCTTTTATCCGTTCACATCCGTTCTGCAGCTGCCGGAGCCAATGCTTGCTGCCAAGGCAAGCGCACTTGGCATAGCAGAGATGTTTCTCCCTGCCTTGCTGGTCACTGAAGCTGCACTGGAACTGAAGGTTGTCATTGCTATTGTCTCTGTATCAGGTATCATCTTTTTTTCGGCGCTTGTGCCTTGTATTGTATCGACGGAAATTCCTCTTTCAATTCCCGTGCTGATCGTCATATGGATTGAAAGGGTGATCTTGACGCTGATCATTGCTGCACCGCTTGTCTATTTGCTTTTATAA
- the hutU gene encoding urocanate hydratase: protein METAAERVKRYRGNQLNTKGWQQEAALRMLMNNLDPDVAEMPDKLVVYGGIGKAARNWESFDAIVETLKKLENDETLLVQSGKPVAVFKSHSDAPRVLIANSNLVPAYANWETFHELDRKGLMMYGQMTAGSWIYIGSQGIVQGTYETFAELSNQHFGGSLKGTITVTAGLGGMGGAQPLAVTMNGGVCIGIEVDETRIDRRIETGYTDMKTDSLEDAISLAEQAKKEGKALSIGLVGNAAEILPKMLQRNFIPEVLTDQTSAHDPLNGYIPEGMELGEAEDLRAADPAEYVKRSKSSMAVHVRAMLEMMNKGAITFDYGNNIRQVAKDEGVEDAFAFPGFVPAYIRPQFCEGKGPFRWAALSGDPEDIYKTDRAILREFSDNEHLCNWIRMAQEKIQFQGLPSRICWLGYGERARFGKILNDMVASGELSAPVVIGRDHLDSGSVASPNRETESMLDGSDAVSDWPILNALINAVGGATWVSLHHGGGVGMGYSQHSGVVIVADGTKEAEKRLERVLTTDPGMGVVRHADAGYELAKKTAREKGIRMPMLDKGSDQA from the coding sequence ATGGAAACAGCTGCTGAGAGAGTGAAAAGATACCGGGGGAACCAACTGAATACAAAAGGCTGGCAGCAGGAAGCTGCCTTGAGGATGCTAATGAATAATCTGGATCCGGATGTAGCAGAAATGCCTGATAAGCTGGTCGTCTACGGGGGGATCGGGAAAGCGGCCAGAAACTGGGAGAGCTTTGATGCTATAGTAGAGACGCTAAAGAAGCTGGAAAATGACGAAACTCTCCTTGTCCAATCAGGCAAACCCGTAGCCGTCTTTAAGTCGCATAGTGATGCTCCGCGTGTATTGATTGCCAATTCTAACCTCGTGCCGGCATATGCCAATTGGGAAACTTTTCATGAGCTTGACCGCAAGGGCCTTATGATGTACGGGCAGATGACCGCCGGAAGCTGGATTTACATTGGTTCCCAGGGAATTGTACAGGGGACATATGAGACTTTTGCCGAGCTGTCAAATCAGCATTTTGGAGGTTCCCTTAAAGGCACTATTACTGTAACAGCAGGCCTTGGAGGCATGGGCGGGGCCCAGCCGCTCGCTGTTACGATGAATGGCGGTGTCTGCATCGGGATAGAAGTGGATGAGACAAGAATTGACCGAAGGATTGAAACAGGCTACACGGATATGAAAACGGATTCATTGGAGGATGCCATTTCCCTGGCTGAGCAGGCAAAGAAAGAGGGGAAGGCCCTTTCTATCGGCCTTGTAGGCAATGCTGCTGAAATACTTCCGAAAATGCTGCAAAGGAATTTCATCCCGGAAGTATTGACAGACCAAACATCAGCCCATGATCCGCTGAATGGCTATATCCCTGAGGGCATGGAACTTGGCGAGGCAGAAGATTTGAGGGCTGCGGATCCAGCCGAATATGTCAAAAGGTCAAAATCATCCATGGCTGTTCATGTGAGAGCGATGCTTGAAATGATGAATAAGGGCGCCATCACCTTTGACTATGGCAATAATATCCGCCAGGTGGCAAAGGACGAGGGGGTGGAGGATGCTTTTGCTTTCCCTGGCTTTGTTCCTGCCTATATAAGGCCGCAGTTCTGTGAAGGCAAAGGGCCTTTCAGATGGGCAGCCCTTTCAGGAGACCCTGAAGATATTTACAAAACCGACCGGGCTATCCTGAGAGAGTTCAGCGATAATGAGCATTTATGCAATTGGATCAGGATGGCTCAGGAAAAAATCCAGTTTCAGGGGCTCCCATCCCGCATATGCTGGCTTGGCTACGGAGAAAGAGCCAGATTCGGCAAGATTCTTAATGATATGGTCGCGAGCGGGGAACTGAGTGCACCGGTAGTAATCGGCAGGGACCATTTGGATTCAGGTTCGGTCGCTTCTCCGAACCGTGAAACCGAATCCATGCTGGACGGGTCTGATGCTGTTTCAGATTGGCCGATTCTCAATGCGCTCATCAATGCAGTTGGCGGCGCTACTTGGGTCTCCCTTCACCATGGAGGCGGAGTCGGGATGGGCTACTCCCAGCATTCGGGTGTAGTCATAGTTGCAGATGGCACTAAGGAAGCTGAAAAGCGCCTTGAAAGGGTGCTCACTACTGATCCCGGCATGGGAGTTGTCCGTCATGCTGATGCTGGATATGAATTGGCAAAGAAAACTGCGAGAGAAAAAGGTATTAGAATGCCAATGCTTGATAAGGGGAGTGACCAGGCATGA
- a CDS encoding response regulator transcription factor — MLIHLVPKDDLEAQGIRWVLESHLSGIDLRVWKNIRDFLAAIEHGSPGLVIINMDSWEQFSGEEAEELKSKRLCWLGISSERIFQTAYRALKYRGEDVLFRPFSSSELIRAVQQIRYELRNSPEQGQAGQAQLQEPGYPDLFVTNGEEERGLTMAAFLTPDSSALESLYSLLSSRTAAKAGKVFALSEFVLFVRTSPYGGETLDEFHSFMAVWKKSFAVPLAVIVYQTRKPQSLKDTYQHVRMLTKLIFFEGYDIIISENHPSLTKEMDPLLTPVEQREWIEMLEKRDVKAIRLWCEREFLALESPYPDPELVRVRLTSVLAQARRYMKTYQLQSDILEENYHRVFQKIVHSPTIHEIVNELEKFAARLFEEYSRKAIDPVPAVEIAEELIESNYWNEGWNLSDCAESLGIHKSTLSRRFAAEKGLTFRERLHQIRIREAKRLLIETDLPIERIAAMCGYSHPSYFSSKFKSIASSTPASYRRKTKYN; from the coding sequence ATGCTCATTCACTTAGTTCCGAAAGATGATCTGGAGGCTCAGGGGATACGCTGGGTGCTGGAATCCCATTTAAGCGGGATAGATCTCAGGGTTTGGAAAAACATTCGTGATTTTTTGGCTGCCATCGAACACGGTTCACCGGGACTGGTCATTATCAATATGGACAGCTGGGAACAATTCTCCGGCGAAGAAGCGGAAGAATTGAAGAGTAAAAGATTATGCTGGCTGGGGATATCCTCTGAAAGGATTTTTCAGACAGCATACCGCGCACTTAAATACAGGGGAGAGGATGTGCTGTTCAGGCCCTTTTCTTCTTCAGAACTGATCAGGGCTGTCCAGCAGATCAGGTATGAGCTGAGGAACTCGCCGGAGCAGGGGCAAGCCGGACAAGCGCAATTACAGGAACCCGGCTATCCGGATTTGTTTGTCACAAATGGGGAGGAGGAGAGGGGTCTGACCATGGCTGCTTTCCTGACGCCTGACAGCTCAGCGCTTGAGTCATTATACAGCTTATTGAGCAGCCGCACTGCGGCTAAAGCCGGCAAAGTGTTCGCCTTGTCAGAGTTCGTCCTATTTGTCCGCACTTCACCATATGGAGGAGAGACATTGGACGAGTTCCACTCATTCATGGCGGTTTGGAAAAAAAGCTTTGCTGTCCCGCTTGCTGTTATCGTATATCAAACCAGGAAACCACAATCACTGAAGGATACCTACCAGCATGTACGGATGCTGACCAAACTGATCTTCTTTGAAGGCTATGACATTATCATTTCAGAAAATCATCCGTCTTTAACAAAGGAAATGGACCCTCTCCTGACACCGGTCGAGCAGAGGGAATGGATAGAAATGCTTGAAAAAAGAGACGTAAAAGCCATTCGGTTGTGGTGTGAAAGGGAGTTCCTTGCCCTTGAATCCCCATATCCTGATCCAGAGCTGGTGAGGGTCCGGCTGACAAGTGTGCTTGCTCAGGCGAGAAGATATATGAAAACCTATCAGCTGCAGTCGGATATATTGGAGGAAAATTACCACCGTGTTTTTCAGAAGATTGTCCATTCGCCGACCATCCATGAGATTGTCAATGAACTGGAGAAATTTGCGGCCAGGCTTTTTGAGGAATATAGCCGCAAAGCTATTGATCCTGTCCCGGCTGTTGAAATAGCCGAAGAACTAATAGAGTCAAATTACTGGAACGAGGGCTGGAATTTATCAGATTGTGCGGAATCCCTGGGAATACATAAAAGTACATTGAGCCGGCGGTTTGCTGCCGAGAAAGGACTGACCTTCCGCGAGAGGCTTCACCAGATCAGGATCCGTGAGGCAAAGCGGCTTCTGATTGAGACAGATCTGCCAATTGAAAGAATTGCGGCTATGTGCGGCTATTCACATCCCTCTTATTTTTCGTCCAAGTTCAAATCCATTGCATCTTCCACACCCGCTTCCTATAGGCGGAAAACTAAGTATAATTGA
- a CDS encoding ribonucleotide-diphosphate reductase subunit beta, translated as MTTPVNKREIMNKTAPNRSTGIINGECSNILNWDDVRFQWAFPKYKRMLANFWTPFEINMSQDIKQFPDLSEEEKEAFLKIIGLLALLDSIQTDYAGKVADYLTDSSLSALMIILAQQEVIHNHSYSYVLSSIVDKNKQDEVFEFWRTEPALIKRNEFVASGYRNFAESPTVDSLLKSIIFDVVLEGLFFYSGFAFFYHLARNQKMVATSTMINYINRDEQLHVDLFVKIFREILDEYPEQNTKELAEFAESTFREAAYLEIEWARSIIGDKISGILIGDVEEYIRFYANVRSNQLGFNRPFEGSRTNPLRWIKAYEEVDLGKSDFFEQKPRQYVKVNTVDNGFDDL; from the coding sequence ATGACAACCCCTGTCAATAAGAGAGAAATCATGAATAAAACAGCACCAAACCGCTCTACTGGAATCATCAACGGAGAATGTTCCAATATCCTGAACTGGGACGATGTGAGGTTTCAATGGGCCTTTCCTAAATATAAACGGATGCTCGCCAATTTCTGGACCCCTTTTGAAATCAATATGTCACAGGACATCAAGCAGTTTCCTGATTTATCAGAAGAAGAAAAGGAGGCTTTCTTAAAAATAATCGGCCTCCTGGCACTGCTTGACAGCATTCAGACTGATTATGCCGGTAAGGTCGCTGACTACCTGACAGATTCCAGCCTCTCCGCCCTGATGATCATCCTTGCCCAGCAGGAAGTGATCCATAACCATTCTTATTCTTATGTGCTTTCAAGTATTGTTGATAAGAATAAGCAGGATGAGGTATTTGAATTCTGGCGGACCGAGCCTGCCCTAATAAAGCGGAATGAATTCGTGGCTTCAGGCTACAGAAATTTTGCAGAGTCGCCCACTGTCGACAGCCTTCTTAAGTCCATCATATTTGATGTTGTTTTAGAGGGGCTGTTCTTCTATTCCGGCTTCGCCTTTTTCTATCATCTGGCACGAAACCAGAAAATGGTCGCTACCAGCACGATGATCAACTATATTAATAGAGATGAACAGCTGCATGTCGACCTTTTCGTTAAAATTTTCCGTGAAATCCTTGATGAATATCCTGAGCAGAACACAAAAGAGCTGGCGGAATTCGCAGAATCAACTTTCAGGGAAGCGGCCTATCTTGAAATTGAATGGGCCCGATCCATCATCGGGGATAAAATAAGCGGCATCCTGATCGGGGATGTGGAAGAATATATAAGATTCTATGCCAATGTCCGCTCCAACCAGCTGGGCTTTAACCGCCCATTCGAAGGATCAAGGACCAATCCCCTTCGCTGGATCAAGGCCTATGAAGAGGTCGATCTTGGAAAATCGGACTTTTTTGAACAAAAGCCGAGGCAGTATGTGAAGGTGAATACAGTGGATAATGGGTTTGATGATCTATAA